A single window of Cellulomonas sp. NTE-D12 DNA harbors:
- a CDS encoding ZIP family metal transporter → MGIGRTLLLGFVAGVTILLGLPVGRLRRPAPTLRAVLNATAVGVLLFLVWDVLSHAWEPVDSALGAVHDGTGGLSPVLGLGALFVVGLAVGLGSLVGYERWMARNAAVRPAGGGTGPVAGGSDLSPVGAPPGGVPSAPAAGLGTATLAPTRTAAAASVETVPVAVGERLSSWSPARRLALLIAIGIGLHNFAEGLAIGQSAGRGEVGLATLLVIGFALHNGTEGFGITAPLAGDLDADGNRRRPSWAFLLTLGLIGGGPTFVGTALGHGFTSEPVSVLFLTLAAGSILYVVTQLLGVAAKAKRADLLAVGLLIGLVAGFATDAIVTAAGA, encoded by the coding sequence GTGGGGATCGGTCGCACGCTGCTGCTGGGCTTCGTCGCCGGCGTCACGATCCTGCTCGGGCTGCCGGTCGGGCGGCTGCGTCGGCCTGCACCGACGTTGCGCGCCGTGCTGAACGCCACCGCTGTCGGCGTGCTCCTGTTCCTGGTGTGGGACGTGCTGAGCCACGCCTGGGAGCCCGTGGACTCGGCCCTCGGGGCGGTGCACGACGGCACCGGTGGGCTGAGCCCGGTACTCGGCCTCGGTGCGCTCTTCGTCGTCGGCCTCGCCGTCGGTCTCGGGTCGCTCGTCGGCTACGAGCGCTGGATGGCGCGCAACGCCGCGGTCCGGCCGGCAGGTGGGGGCACCGGTCCCGTCGCCGGCGGCTCGGACCTTTCGCCCGTGGGTGCCCCTCCGGGTGGCGTTCCCTCGGCGCCGGCGGCTGGCCTCGGCACGGCGACACTCGCGCCGACCAGGACGGCGGCGGCCGCATCGGTGGAGACCGTTCCCGTGGCCGTGGGTGAGCGCCTCTCGTCGTGGTCTCCCGCGAGGCGGCTCGCACTGCTGATCGCCATCGGCATCGGCCTGCACAACTTCGCCGAGGGCCTGGCGATCGGGCAGTCCGCCGGGCGCGGCGAGGTGGGCCTCGCCACGCTCCTGGTGATCGGCTTCGCCCTGCACAACGGCACGGAGGGGTTCGGCATCACGGCACCGCTCGCCGGTGACCTGGACGCCGACGGCAACCGGCGGCGGCCGTCGTGGGCGTTCCTGCTGACCCTCGGCCTGATCGGCGGCGGTCCCACCTTCGTCGGCACCGCGCTCGGCCACGGGTTCACCAGCGAGCCGGTCAGCGTGCTGTTCCTTACGCTGGCGGCGGGCTCGATCCTGTACGTCGTCACCCAGCTGCTCGGCGTCGCCGCCAAGGCGAAGCGTGCGGACCTGTTGGCGGTCGGGCTGCTGATCGGCCTGGTGGCGGGCTTCGCCACGGACGCGATCGTCACTGCCGCGGGCGCCTGA
- a CDS encoding potassium transporter Kup, with protein MTNAEMPVGAAEPGSGTPAATGPTGATDAPEPHGSHRAGATALALGALGVVFGDIGTSPLYALQTVFSIDHNDVQPTPGDVLGVVSMVFWSIAVIVSVKYVALIMRADNEGEGGILALVALLRDRLGDPRRLAAATLLGILGAALFYGDSVITPAISVMSAVEGVVVSDPALVRLVLPVSVVILTVLFTVQRWGTGAVSRAFAPVMVLWFGVLALLGVPQIVQNPTVLRALSPTYALTFAVHRPFVAFIALGAVVLTITGAEALYADMGHFGPHAIRRAWYLVVFPALVLNYFGQGAMILRDPSTTANPFFRLAPTWATLPLVVLATLATVIASQAVISGAYSVSRQAVRLGLFPRLAVRHTSKEEGGQIYVPAINWILFVGVLVLIAVFRSSGRLATAYGLAVTGTLFLTSLLYLLLAKRVWHWALWKVVAYSVVVGGLEVLFFGANLLKIVSGGWLPLLIAAIVVTLMTTWRKGAATLTAQRTRLEGPLDEFIAMVREKDVQRVPGFAVFPHPNKTTTPLALRSHVTFNRVLHRHVAIVQIVNENVPHIRHVDRVEIDDLGHGDDGIVHVTIHVGFNDSQDIPRGLALAIGKSPELDVDIADAHYFLSVLTVHATGAPRMTGWRERLFVWMAHNAANRTEVFHLPPERTVVMGANLEL; from the coding sequence GTGACGAACGCGGAGATGCCGGTCGGCGCGGCCGAGCCGGGGAGCGGCACGCCGGCGGCGACGGGCCCGACGGGCGCGACGGACGCTCCCGAGCCTCACGGCTCGCACCGCGCGGGCGCCACCGCGCTCGCGCTCGGTGCGCTCGGGGTGGTGTTCGGCGACATCGGCACCAGCCCGCTGTACGCGCTGCAGACCGTGTTCAGCATCGACCACAACGACGTGCAGCCCACGCCCGGTGACGTGCTGGGCGTGGTGTCGATGGTGTTCTGGTCCATCGCCGTCATCGTCTCCGTCAAGTACGTCGCGCTGATCATGCGGGCCGACAACGAGGGGGAGGGCGGCATCCTCGCCCTCGTCGCGCTGCTGCGGGACCGGCTGGGAGACCCCCGGCGGCTCGCCGCGGCGACGCTGCTGGGCATCCTCGGTGCGGCGCTGTTCTACGGGGACAGCGTGATCACCCCGGCGATCTCGGTGATGTCCGCGGTCGAGGGCGTGGTGGTCTCGGACCCCGCGCTGGTGCGGCTCGTGCTGCCGGTCTCGGTGGTGATCCTCACCGTCCTGTTCACCGTGCAGCGGTGGGGGACCGGGGCGGTGAGCCGGGCGTTCGCGCCCGTGATGGTCCTGTGGTTCGGCGTGCTGGCCCTTCTCGGGGTGCCGCAGATCGTGCAGAACCCGACCGTGCTGCGGGCCCTGTCGCCCACCTACGCGCTCACGTTCGCCGTCCACCGACCCTTCGTCGCGTTCATCGCGCTGGGCGCGGTGGTGCTGACCATCACGGGCGCCGAGGCGCTGTACGCGGACATGGGCCACTTCGGCCCGCACGCGATCCGGCGGGCCTGGTACCTGGTGGTGTTCCCGGCGCTGGTGCTCAACTACTTCGGTCAGGGCGCGATGATCCTGCGGGACCCGAGCACCACGGCGAACCCGTTCTTCCGGCTCGCGCCGACGTGGGCCACCCTCCCGCTGGTCGTCCTGGCGACCCTGGCCACCGTCATCGCGTCCCAGGCGGTCATCTCGGGCGCCTACTCGGTGTCCCGGCAGGCGGTGCGCCTCGGTCTGTTCCCGCGGCTCGCGGTGCGGCACACCTCCAAGGAGGAGGGTGGCCAGATCTACGTGCCGGCGATCAACTGGATCCTCTTCGTCGGCGTCCTGGTGCTGATCGCGGTGTTCCGCAGCTCGGGCCGGCTGGCCACCGCGTACGGCCTGGCGGTCACCGGCACCCTGTTCCTCACCTCGCTGCTGTATCTCCTGCTCGCCAAGCGGGTGTGGCACTGGGCGCTGTGGAAGGTGGTCGCCTACAGCGTCGTGGTCGGCGGTCTCGAGGTGCTGTTCTTCGGCGCGAACCTGCTGAAGATCGTCAGCGGCGGCTGGCTGCCCCTCCTGATCGCCGCGATCGTCGTCACGCTGATGACGACCTGGCGCAAGGGCGCGGCCACGCTGACGGCACAGCGGACGCGCCTCGAGGGACCGCTCGACGAGTTCATCGCCATGGTGCGCGAGAAGGACGTCCAGCGCGTCCCCGGGTTCGCCGTCTTCCCGCACCCGAACAAGACGACCACCCCGCTGGCCCTGCGCTCGCACGTCACGTTCAACCGGGTGCTGCACCGGCACGTCGCGATCGTGCAGATCGTCAACGAGAACGTGCCGCACATCCGGCACGTCGACCGCGTGGAGATCGACGACCTCGGCCACGGCGACGACGGCATCGTGCACGTGACCATCCACGTCGGGTTCAACGACAGCCAGGACATCCCCCGCGGGCTGGCGCTGGCGATCGGGAAGTCACCCGAGCTGGACGTCGACATCGCCGACGCCCACTACTTCCTCTCGGTGCTCACCGTCCACGCCACGGGGGCGCCGCGCATGACGGGCTGGCGCGAGCGGCTGTTCGTCTGGATGGCGCACAACGCCGCCAACCGCACGGAGGTGTTCCACCTGCCGCCCGAGCGCACCGTGGTGATGGGCGCGAACCTCGAGCTGTAG
- a CDS encoding LysR family transcriptional regulator, producing the protein MTSLPSALPDLRGLALLVAVADTGGIGAAARASGISQPSASEGVRALERRLGLALVRRGRSGSGLTDEGLLVVELARRVLTATTDLTDAARALRREQDTHLTVCASLTVAEHLVPQWLVRMSREAPEISIAVRMANSADVAEQVRSGAVALGFVEGASAPRGLRSTTICTDELMLLVRAAHPWAGRGAPLRPRDLAGVPLALREPGSGTRDVLERWLARDGVTPTAAVEVASTTALVAAALSGVAPTVISGLAVQAELAQGRLVPVPLATGEQPRRSDGGPLRRRIRAVWQGPGAPSAAAARLLQVILDR; encoded by the coding sequence ATGACCTCGCTCCCTTCCGCGCTCCCCGACCTGCGCGGCCTCGCACTCCTGGTCGCCGTCGCGGACACGGGTGGCATCGGCGCCGCCGCGCGAGCGAGCGGCATCAGCCAGCCCTCGGCCAGCGAGGGTGTCCGGGCCCTCGAGCGGCGCCTGGGCCTGGCACTCGTGCGCCGTGGGCGCTCCGGCTCGGGGCTGACCGACGAGGGGCTGCTGGTCGTCGAGCTGGCGCGCCGCGTCCTCACCGCGACGACCGACCTGACGGATGCGGCCCGGGCCCTGCGCCGTGAGCAGGACACTCACCTGACCGTGTGCGCGAGCCTGACGGTGGCGGAGCACCTGGTGCCGCAGTGGCTGGTGCGCATGTCCCGCGAGGCGCCCGAGATCAGCATCGCGGTGCGGATGGCGAACTCGGCGGACGTGGCGGAGCAGGTGCGCTCGGGTGCCGTGGCGCTGGGCTTCGTCGAGGGCGCGTCCGCCCCTCGTGGTCTGCGCAGCACGACGATCTGCACCGACGAGCTGATGCTGCTGGTGCGCGCGGCGCACCCGTGGGCCGGCCGCGGCGCCCCGCTGCGGCCGCGGGACCTCGCGGGCGTCCCGCTCGCGCTGCGGGAGCCGGGGTCCGGCACCCGGGACGTGCTCGAGCGCTGGCTCGCCCGGGACGGCGTGACGCCGACGGCCGCGGTCGAGGTCGCCTCGACGACGGCCCTGGTCGCAGCGGCGCTGTCCGGCGTCGCGCCGACCGTGATCTCCGGCCTGGCCGTGCAGGCCGAGCTCGCCCAGGGGCGGCTGGTGCCGGTCCCGCTCGCCACTGGGGAGCAGCCTCGACGGTCCGACGGCGGTCCGTTGCGCCGACGGATCCGCGCGGTGTGGCAGGGGCCCGGAGCACCCAGCGCCGCGGCGGCCCGGCTGCTGCAGGTGATCCTCGACCGCTGA
- a CDS encoding putative sulfate exporter family transporter: MTTSETDAPTLPTPVVSIRAIGPGLVVAVLLGAAATWAGTLVPVVGGPVVGIVLGVLCRELLLRRAPWSVDLETGARIASKQVLQVAVVLLGFGLSLSQVLATGRSALPVMLGTLAVGLAGAAVLGRRLGLDRETRTLVGVGTAICGASAIAATSAVIGASEVAVATSVTTIFLFNAVAAVLFPVVGHLLGLSQASFGLWAGTAINDASSVVAAGTVFGASALATAVVVKLTRTLMIVPITLTLAVGAHRRACPAAGAAGQRGPTVRWTRLVPPFLVLFLLAAAVNSAHAVPTTWQPGLAWTARLLTAVALAGVGLLTPVEGLRRAGWRPLALGGALWLAVASSSLALQGLTGRL, from the coding sequence GTGACGACATCTGAGACGGACGCGCCGACGTTGCCCACCCCTGTCGTGTCGATCCGTGCCATCGGACCGGGCCTCGTCGTCGCCGTGCTGCTCGGGGCTGCCGCGACGTGGGCCGGCACCCTGGTGCCGGTCGTCGGCGGACCGGTCGTCGGCATCGTCCTCGGGGTGCTGTGCCGGGAGCTGCTGCTACGGCGCGCGCCGTGGTCGGTGGACCTCGAGACCGGTGCACGGATCGCGTCGAAGCAGGTGCTGCAGGTCGCCGTCGTGCTGCTGGGCTTCGGGCTGTCGCTGAGCCAGGTGCTGGCGACCGGGCGGTCGGCGTTGCCCGTGATGCTCGGCACGCTGGCGGTCGGGCTGGCCGGGGCGGCGGTGCTCGGCCGGCGCCTCGGGCTCGATCGGGAGACGCGCACGCTCGTCGGGGTCGGAACCGCCATCTGCGGTGCTTCCGCGATCGCCGCGACCAGCGCCGTCATCGGTGCGTCCGAGGTGGCCGTCGCCACCTCCGTGACCACGATCTTCCTGTTCAACGCCGTGGCGGCGGTGCTCTTCCCCGTGGTCGGCCACCTGCTCGGGCTGTCGCAGGCGTCGTTCGGCCTGTGGGCAGGCACGGCGATCAACGACGCCTCCTCGGTGGTCGCCGCCGGCACCGTGTTCGGCGCGAGCGCGCTGGCCACCGCGGTGGTGGTCAAGCTGACCCGGACGCTGATGATCGTCCCGATCACCCTCACGTTGGCCGTCGGGGCCCACCGACGTGCCTGCCCCGCTGCCGGGGCAGCGGGGCAGCGTGGGCCCACGGTCCGCTGGACCCGGCTGGTGCCGCCCTTCCTCGTCCTGTTCCTCCTCGCCGCCGCCGTGAACTCGGCGCATGCGGTGCCGACCACCTGGCAGCCCGGGCTGGCGTGGACCGCACGGCTGCTGACGGCCGTCGCGCTCGCCGGCGTCGGGCTGCTGACGCCGGTCGAGGGCCTGCGCCGGGCCGGCTGGCGGCCGCTCGCGCTGGGCGGCGCGCTGTGGCTCGCCGTCGCGAGCAGCAGCCTCGCGCTGCAGGGGCTGACCGGACGCCTGTGA
- a CDS encoding cation:proton antiporter yields the protein MSFAALALICLAGLLGPALAAPRRWGVPVVVGELLAGILLGPMGVGALHASQPTFAFLANVGFALVMFVAGSHVPVADRRLRDALPVGLLRFGVVVVAAVPLALGVAALTGTGHAALYAVLMASSSAAVILPSVQNLRLDGPPVLQLLPQVAVADAACIVAVPLAVDPAGAPRAALGAAAVVASAAVLYVVLRAAERRGWRHHLHRVSERRKLALELRSNLTILFALAAVAQLGHVSVMLAGFTFGLVVAAIGEPRRLARQLFAVTEGFLGPVFFVWLGASLDLHALGRRPSLVGLGIALGLGAVLAHLATRAVGQPVSLGALAAAQLGVPVAAATLGTQSGLLGPGVPAALVLGALVTIGAASAGAAVAARTLGQHPDVADVSDPSGPRIPPAPAEG from the coding sequence ATGAGCTTCGCCGCCCTCGCACTGATCTGCCTCGCCGGCCTGCTCGGTCCGGCTCTCGCCGCACCGCGCCGCTGGGGCGTGCCCGTCGTGGTGGGCGAGCTGCTCGCCGGCATCCTGCTCGGACCGATGGGAGTCGGTGCGCTGCACGCGTCCCAGCCGACCTTCGCGTTCCTGGCCAACGTCGGGTTCGCGCTGGTGATGTTCGTGGCCGGATCGCACGTGCCGGTCGCCGACCGGCGGCTGCGCGACGCGCTGCCGGTGGGACTCCTGCGCTTCGGGGTGGTGGTCGTCGCCGCGGTCCCGCTGGCGCTCGGCGTCGCAGCGCTCACCGGGACCGGGCACGCGGCGCTGTACGCGGTCCTGATGGCGTCGTCGTCGGCGGCTGTGATCCTGCCGTCTGTGCAGAACCTGCGGCTCGACGGTCCGCCCGTGCTGCAGCTGCTGCCGCAGGTCGCCGTCGCCGACGCCGCCTGCATCGTCGCGGTCCCCCTGGCCGTCGACCCGGCCGGTGCACCACGCGCGGCGCTGGGCGCCGCGGCGGTCGTCGCCTCGGCGGCGGTGCTGTACGTGGTGCTGCGGGCCGCCGAGCGGCGCGGCTGGCGGCACCACCTGCACCGGGTGTCGGAACGTCGCAAGCTGGCCCTCGAGCTGCGGAGCAACCTGACGATCCTGTTCGCGCTCGCCGCGGTGGCCCAGCTCGGCCACGTCTCGGTCATGCTCGCCGGGTTCACCTTCGGGCTGGTGGTCGCCGCCATCGGGGAGCCGCGGCGCCTGGCCCGGCAGCTGTTCGCGGTCACCGAGGGCTTCCTGGGCCCCGTCTTCTTCGTCTGGCTCGGTGCGTCGCTCGACCTGCACGCGCTGGGCCGGCGGCCTTCGCTCGTCGGGCTCGGCATCGCCCTCGGCCTCGGGGCGGTGCTGGCCCACCTCGCGACCCGGGCCGTCGGCCAGCCCGTGTCCCTCGGTGCCCTGGCGGCCGCGCAGCTGGGCGTCCCGGTCGCCGCCGCGACGCTGGGCACCCAGTCGGGGCTGCTCGGCCCGGGGGTCCCCGCGGCCCTGGTGCTCGGGGCGCTGGTCACCATCGGAGCCGCCTCGGCCGGTGCCGCCGTGGCGGCGCGGACCCTCGGGCAGCACCCCGACGTCGCCGACGTCTCCGACCCGTCGGGCCCGAGGATCCCGCCGGCCCCTGCGGAGGGCTGA
- a CDS encoding FAD-dependent monooxygenase yields MSADVDADVLVVGGGPVGLAAAIEARLAGLSVVVVEPRVGAIDKACGEGLMPGTLTALTRLGVDPVGHPLTGITYRDERRRAEHAFRGGRGRGVRRTVLHETLLARSAALGVEHLVARVTEVRLGPTSVEAAGVRGRWLLGCDGLHSTVRGLVGLEAGPPRRRTAPPRFGLRRHFAVAPWTDRVEVHWGPEAEAYVTPVSREEVGVALLGPRGADFDTVLGSFPSLRRRLDGAAPTSTVRGAGPLLQRTRARTAGRVRLVGDASGYVDALTGEGLRVGLAQAHAAIAHLDDPTAYEHAWLHATRDYRLLTAGLVTWAASPARRAVVPVAEAAPWLFGTIVERLAR; encoded by the coding sequence ATGAGCGCCGACGTCGACGCCGACGTGCTGGTGGTCGGTGGCGGACCCGTCGGGCTCGCTGCCGCGATCGAGGCGCGGCTGGCCGGCCTGTCCGTGGTGGTCGTCGAACCCCGCGTCGGCGCGATCGACAAGGCGTGCGGCGAAGGGCTGATGCCCGGGACGCTGACGGCGCTCACCCGCCTGGGCGTCGACCCCGTTGGGCATCCGCTGACGGGCATCACCTACCGGGACGAGCGCCGGCGGGCAGAGCACGCGTTCCGGGGCGGGCGCGGCAGGGGCGTGCGGCGGACCGTGCTGCACGAGACCCTCCTCGCCCGCTCGGCGGCCCTGGGCGTCGAGCACCTCGTCGCGCGCGTCACCGAGGTCCGGCTCGGGCCGACGAGCGTCGAGGCGGCGGGTGTGCGAGGTCGGTGGCTGCTCGGTTGCGACGGGCTGCACTCGACGGTGCGGGGTCTGGTCGGTCTGGAGGCCGGCCCACCGCGGCGCCGCACCGCGCCCCCGCGCTTCGGGCTGCGTCGGCACTTCGCGGTCGCCCCGTGGACCGACCGCGTGGAGGTCCACTGGGGCCCCGAGGCGGAGGCGTACGTCACGCCCGTGAGCCGCGAGGAGGTCGGCGTGGCGCTGCTCGGCCCGCGCGGAGCGGACTTCGACACCGTGCTCGGGTCCTTCCCGTCCCTGCGACGCCGGCTCGACGGCGCCGCGCCCACCAGCACGGTGCGCGGTGCCGGACCGCTGCTGCAGCGGACGAGGGCCCGTACCGCCGGTCGCGTCCGGTTGGTCGGCGACGCGTCCGGCTACGTGGACGCGCTGACCGGCGAGGGTCTGCGGGTCGGCCTGGCGCAGGCGCACGCGGCGATCGCCCACCTCGACGACCCGACCGCCTACGAGCACGCCTGGCTGCACGCCACGCGTGACTACCGGCTGCTGACCGCCGGGCTCGTCACGTGGGCGGCGTCGCCCGCGCGTCGCGCCGTCGTGCCGGTCGCTGAGGCGGCGCCCTGGCTGTTCGGCACCATCGTGGAGCGGCTCGCCCGCTGA
- a CDS encoding isoprenylcysteine carboxyl methyltransferase family protein has protein sequence MSVEAYLVVLGVVALERLAELVVSTRNAAWSFARGGTEHGRGHFPPMVALHAALLVACAAEVLAAHRPFVPALGWTALAVVVASQALRWWCISTLGPRWNTRIIVVPGLPLVTSGPYRVLRHPNYVAVVAEGVALPLVHGAWITAVAFTVLNAVLLLGFRIPAEEAALRHAPGAARPDAASA, from the coding sequence GTGTCGGTCGAGGCCTACCTGGTGGTGCTGGGCGTGGTGGCCCTCGAGCGTCTCGCCGAGCTGGTCGTCTCCACGCGGAACGCCGCCTGGTCCTTCGCGAGGGGTGGCACCGAGCACGGCCGCGGGCACTTCCCCCCGATGGTCGCGCTGCACGCCGCGCTGCTGGTCGCCTGCGCGGCCGAGGTGCTGGCGGCGCACCGGCCGTTCGTCCCCGCGCTCGGCTGGACCGCTCTCGCGGTCGTGGTGGCGAGCCAGGCGCTGCGCTGGTGGTGCATCAGCACTCTGGGACCGAGGTGGAACACCCGGATCATCGTGGTGCCGGGCCTGCCGCTGGTCACCTCGGGCCCGTACCGGGTGCTGCGACACCCCAACTACGTCGCCGTGGTGGCGGAGGGTGTCGCACTGCCCCTGGTGCACGGCGCCTGGATCACCGCGGTGGCCTTCACGGTGCTGAACGCCGTTCTGCTGCTGGGGTTCCGGATCCCGGCCGAGGAGGCGGCGCTGCGCCACGCACCCGGTGCGGCGCGTCCCGACGCCGCCTCCGCATGA
- a CDS encoding 3-oxoacyl-[acyl-carrier-protein] synthase III C-terminal domain-containing protein, which translates to MSRVVSVAPVLAAHRHDQAEITASIGPLLTQDAGRLAALARFHGASGVRTRHLALPLARYAELRGFGEANHLFETTGADLAEDAVRRALAAADVRPADVDFLLFTTVTGVGAPSLDALLVARLGLRPDIRRLPSFGLGCVAGASAVARVHDYLVGHPDDVALVVSVELCSLTIQHGDDSPANLVSSGLFGDGAAAVVMVGDRRAEGRDGLDVVGTRSGVYPDTAGMLGWDIGGSGFRIVLGPGLADVVEAHLRADVEACLEPLGAGLGDVRTWIAHPGGPRILDAAERALGLTDGTLDRSRRSLAAVGNLSSSSVLHVLADTLADAEPSAGQLAVLFAFGPGVSAEVVVLRRPEEV; encoded by the coding sequence ATGTCGCGGGTCGTGTCCGTCGCACCGGTGCTCGCGGCGCACCGTCACGACCAGGCGGAGATCACCGCGTCGATCGGGCCGCTGCTGACGCAGGACGCGGGCCGGCTCGCGGCGCTCGCCCGGTTCCACGGCGCCAGCGGGGTCCGGACGCGACACCTCGCGCTGCCGCTGGCGCGCTACGCGGAGCTGCGCGGGTTCGGCGAGGCGAACCACCTGTTCGAGACGACCGGCGCGGACCTCGCGGAGGACGCGGTGCGTCGGGCGCTGGCTGCGGCGGACGTGCGCCCCGCCGACGTCGACTTCCTGCTGTTCACCACCGTCACGGGTGTCGGTGCACCGTCGCTCGACGCCCTGCTCGTCGCGCGGCTCGGGCTACGCCCGGACATCCGTCGACTGCCGTCGTTCGGCCTGGGCTGCGTGGCCGGCGCCTCGGCGGTCGCCCGCGTGCACGACTACCTGGTGGGACACCCCGACGACGTCGCGCTCGTCGTCTCGGTGGAGCTGTGCTCCCTGACCATCCAGCACGGTGACGACTCGCCGGCGAACCTGGTCTCCAGCGGCCTGTTCGGCGACGGTGCCGCCGCGGTGGTGATGGTCGGCGACCGCCGTGCCGAGGGCCGGGACGGCCTGGACGTCGTCGGTACGCGCAGCGGCGTCTACCCCGACACCGCGGGGATGCTCGGCTGGGACATCGGCGGCAGCGGGTTCCGCATCGTGCTCGGACCCGGCCTCGCCGACGTCGTCGAGGCGCACCTGCGGGCGGACGTCGAGGCCTGCCTCGAGCCGCTCGGCGCGGGCCTGGGCGACGTCCGCACGTGGATCGCGCACCCCGGAGGGCCGCGCATCCTCGACGCCGCCGAGCGTGCGCTCGGCCTGACGGACGGGACGCTGGACCGCAGCCGCCGGTCCCTCGCCGCGGTGGGCAACCTGTCGTCGTCCTCGGTGCTGCACGTGCTCGCCGACACGCTGGCCGACGCGGAACCGTCCGCCGGGCAGCTCGCCGTGCTGTTCGCGTTCGGCCCCGGGGTCAGCGCGGAGGTCGTGGTGCTCCGTCGTCCCGAGGAGGTCTGA
- a CDS encoding SDR family NAD(P)-dependent oxidoreductase: MEAFQDLVEPAGTIAIMSSGQGSVANNERGGFEIYRASKAALNQLMRSYAARHHDEPRTLLLLAPGWVRTDLGGPAAPLAVEESIPNLVETVAAQHGHGGLQYLDYLGRTVRW; this comes from the coding sequence GTGGAGGCGTTCCAGGACCTGGTGGAGCCGGCGGGCACCATCGCGATCATGTCCTCGGGCCAGGGCAGCGTCGCGAACAACGAGCGCGGCGGGTTCGAGATCTACCGGGCGTCCAAGGCGGCGCTGAACCAGCTGATGCGCAGCTACGCGGCCCGTCATCACGACGAACCGCGCACCCTGCTGCTCCTGGCTCCCGGATGGGTGCGCACGGACCTCGGGGGTCCCGCCGCGCCGCTGGCCGTCGAGGAGAGCATCCCGAACCTGGTCGAGACCGTGGCCGCCCAGCACGGTCACGGCGGGCTGCAGTACCTGGACTACCTCGGGCGAACCGTCCGCTGGTAG
- a CDS encoding zinc-binding dehydrogenase, with amino-acid sequence MRAVVIGDVGDASGLRVVEREIPSPGPGQVLVRTEAIGVGGVDVMIRRGGLGSSAVGTVAGGEVAGAVSAVGDRVDGSWVGRRVWAATGTSGAYAEQAVAHVDDVTAIPSALSSVAAVTLGSAATVAHFALAHARVSPGESVLVRGAAGSIGIAAVQLAARAGAGAVAVTTSSADRGRRLRDLGATHVLDRSGAGDAGSVDVVLDVVGGADVPAFLDRLSPNGRYVLVGAVAGFPPADLAAPLLRTFQLSRSFATFSLASVGAAERNRAREQLFLAAVRGQLAPVVDAVLPLDQAAEAHRQMDRGTVFGRIVLVPDQP; translated from the coding sequence GTGCGGGCAGTGGTCATCGGGGACGTCGGGGACGCGAGCGGGTTGCGGGTGGTCGAGCGGGAGATCCCGTCGCCGGGCCCGGGCCAGGTCTTGGTGCGGACGGAGGCGATCGGCGTCGGAGGGGTCGACGTGATGATCCGCCGCGGGGGGCTCGGGTCGTCAGCCGTCGGCACGGTGGCCGGTGGCGAGGTGGCCGGCGCGGTGAGCGCCGTCGGCGACCGGGTGGACGGGTCCTGGGTCGGTCGACGTGTGTGGGCCGCGACCGGGACGTCGGGGGCGTACGCCGAGCAGGCGGTGGCGCACGTGGACGACGTGACGGCGATCCCGTCGGCTCTCTCGTCGGTCGCTGCGGTGACGCTGGGCAGCGCCGCCACGGTCGCGCACTTCGCGCTGGCCCATGCACGCGTCTCCCCCGGCGAGTCCGTGCTGGTGCGCGGCGCCGCGGGCAGCATCGGCATCGCAGCCGTCCAGCTCGCGGCGCGCGCGGGTGCCGGCGCCGTGGCCGTCACGACCTCGTCGGCCGACCGCGGTCGTCGGCTGCGCGACCTCGGGGCCACGCACGTGCTGGACCGCTCGGGCGCAGGCGACGCCGGCAGCGTCGACGTGGTCCTGGACGTCGTCGGCGGTGCCGACGTCCCGGCGTTCCTCGACCGGCTGTCCCCCAACGGGCGCTACGTCCTCGTCGGCGCCGTGGCGGGGTTCCCACCAGCGGATCTCGCCGCGCCGCTGCTGCGGACCTTCCAGCTGTCGCGCTCGTTCGCCACCTTCAGCCTCGCCTCGGTGGGCGCCGCGGAGCGGAACCGGGCTCGCGAGCAGCTGTTCCTCGCAGCCGTCCGCGGTCAGCTCGCCCCGGTGGTCGACGCCGTCCTCCCGCTCGACCAGGCAGCGGAGGCGCACCGGCAGATGGACCGGGGAACCGTCTTCGGCCGGATCGTGCTGGTCCCGGACCAGCCCTGA